One segment of Anastrepha obliqua isolate idAnaObli1 chromosome 3, idAnaObli1_1.0, whole genome shotgun sequence DNA contains the following:
- the LOC129243032 gene encoding methylcytosine dioxygenase TET isoform X4, giving the protein MKDQPQQPMAPMAFYPTWQADPSQGWQNQFIQQIPQNTPPITSLNSLDFQTQSYAYPSNGYVQTGLGFDPNYGRSPYGAPVQRYDFQSQQLSTAPINQVGLQGVGFSPAAVTYAGQVSTAPAPPAVGLQQQQHLGVSGDLNKTMSGNDTPGYPRVSSVPPRSLNCNGYSGDYSGSSQQQATASNSSSTTVAGSTLAGSNSNTTPLNGGQTTAAPSSAPTDASPMQPPSVSTVPQSPTRSLMQQQQQQQQQQQQQQPRHVSQSPNHIPQSPNGNMPSTQQTYGTNIPPSPHHNSMQQQQHQSQNHIASPPQSQQQQQMQQDWSWSSQPQQTSAVSAANDPYQQGERVNLNTRIKSMILRKNDPKDPLANAPSDLHMSSNPGTLGSSPNALGASQQPQTGHFLSFSHHLRGDSVMNANGTTGSNVSATQSSQQQQQQMQGIQTSNSGGLTSGHSTLAPEPIGGGGDQIWKPHHTNSFKKPVASSFPIPEHHHQQQHTTISHGGHTTIAHTEAQPKKSSRKSKSRAAAAEAADLDKNSNDPGGGLHGPLHGSHSIKSLDKTGYPSSHGYPPPQHPDYHTPYIKTEPGLLPAQHTKMEGYERNYQNFIQYADFCQNEVQGMSSQQQHHQNQQDYASYHNSPYYGSSSSFQQSYQQNFVPGYQHSSAGMGYGSTHGMHPHHSSSLGHSSHLKASNGPLMKSSNSAGLHHHNNHLMDIDRKPDTNSIIPLPTNYEKDIPAHAYPIPPHRYPLGPGPSHLGHNMIEPKIEDMSALSHNSGYPFLGEGGPATIKNSSGFSCCRQGSTRTPTAEHLKEGTCIGIQTKDEIMEEAIEEPEINNVVKPKKKGGTKQEENEIVVKHEKINPLFDTSDRLEKGNKTEIPECECFHSDKNPPEPGTYYTHLGTASTLADLRREFEERCQISGRQLRIEKIIYTGKEGKTTQGCPLAKWVIRRADPEEKILVVVKKRPGHRCVAAFIIVCMVAWDGMPRLEADNAYKNLIPKLNKFGLPTTRRCATNESRTCACQGLDPETSAASYSFGCSWSMYYNGCKYARSKTVRKFRLSVKSEESAIEDHMNLLATVLAPLFKQVCPRSYDNQTKYEKEATDCRLGLETGRPFSGVTACLDFCAHAHRDLHNMQDGCTVQVALLKPSNRDGRPPDDEQLHVLPLYTMDTTDEFESMEGQREKHRTGAVQVLDKFPCEVRVRSTPLIPCRRHGKKRKEDENVAPEAEATASTTATTPTTPTPAATTQSPINSANASNANSQANNAGNNNPTVSINGKKENGSNSKSKSKSKSAAAGNTAATTPLSAPPSTPSPRCQTPVTNNPSPAGSAFTTPPVNNANNPHINTAVNNPAGGNPPNQLMSSNSSLMNMATMIDTFTDAQLQSNQISSTVLDSPYSYDYQTGSYIDSRNYYGNWPPPHATHTTHAVGMGSAPGATAAPMAPPQGNVHHTTTAPQTPHHDTNTTYGNSYNNLPTAGSQQLTQVHDVRGEVKSRGSEENPDSTTIVNNTLIESKLTTLTPLTPMTNLTQQHHHPHHHAAPIEEGFVKPKPPADYQYTQYPSNYQMYPPPHSAYSAYDAYQNMNYNYGYHQAYSPYSMYPQQTPPPTPPPPSPNWNMYGHHQSTASPTAYATTVLPPNGGSHQHSSLATATQQAQTQMPPSNGNLKPTLPTPVAQPTPLADPQQMQVQAQTLLQAQTHIPVVPPQTLLPDLNNTNAQSTPISTELTNSTPTTAINVTSPNAANPTVATPISAINNDSSNNSTSNSNDNSNPATATASTTENGASTGTSTNTTTTTTTTTSTAVATTSNPNKLEPIGEVTEINDNYEAFADPQMGGVAIALNHGSVLIECAKHELHATTALRNPNRHEPTRMTLIFYQHRNLNRARHGIDEWEEKMRVKKINTDLDNKAKEEREKLKKEREGGGEEDDDGGEGALPNGTAQSTGNSGKKDGTHPNNGNGNSNGSAASSETTTTTAISVTTATTKNGGSGGSAGKKKKDSGKKRESCTPRANTNNNLLDDPIPYASVCGYGTLPGGQH; this is encoded by the exons ATGAAAGATCAACCGCAACAACCAATG GCACCAATGGCCTTCTACCCCACATGGCAGGCTGACCCCTCACAGGGTTGGCAGAACCAGTTTATCCAGCAAATCCCGCAGAATACACCACCCATTACGTCGCTTAACTCGCTGGATTTCCAAACGCAATCATATGCTTACCCATCAAATGGATATGTGCAGACCGGCCTCGGATTCGATCCGAATTATGGACGTTCTCCATATGGTGCTCCGGTACAACGTTACGATTTCCAGAGTCAACAATTGTCGACTGCGCCCATCAATCAAGTGGGTCTTCAGGGTGTTGGTTTCAGTCCGGCCGCCGTTACATATGCCGGTCAAGTATCGACAGCTCCAGCTCCGCCTGCAGTGGgattgcaacagcaacaacacttgGGCGTGTCTGGTGATTTGAATAAAACGATGTCGGGAAACGACACGCCTGGATATCCGCGAGTGAGCAGCGTGCCGCCGCGCTCACTCAATTGTAACGGGTATTCAGGCGACTATAGCGGCTCAAGTCAGCAGCAAGCGACTGCATCGAACAGCAGTTCAACTACGGTGGCAGGTTCTACTCTTGCCGGCAGCAACTCGAACACCACCCCACTCAATGGTGGTCAAACTACAGCAGCTCCGTCATCAGCTCCAACCGATGCATCACCGATGCAACCGCCTAGCGTTTCAACTGTACCACAATCACCCACTCGTAGTCtgatgcagcaacaacaacagcagcaacaacagcaacagcaacaacaaccccGCCATGTATCCCAATCACCAAACCATATTCCTCAATCACCCAACGGCAATATGCCATCGACTCAACAGACCTATGGCACCAACATTCCACCCTCGCCACATCACAATTCcatgcaacagcaacaacatcagtCGCAGAATCACATTGCATCGCCACCGCAatcgcagcagcaacaacagatgCAACAGGACTGGAGTTGGAGCAGCCAGCCACAGCAGACATCTGCGGTCAGTGCTGCAAACGATCCGTACCAGCAGGGTGAACGCGTGAATCTCAATACGCGAATTAAGTCAATGATACTTCGCAAGAATGATCCCAAAGATCCACTCGCGAATGCGCCCAGCGATCTACATATGTCAAGCAATCCAGGTACTCTTGGCTCCAGCCCTAATGCGCTGGGGGCATCGCAACAACCACAGACCGGTCATTTTTTATCGTTTAGCCACCATCTCCGCGGCGATTCAGTAATGAACGCCAATGGTACGACTGGTTCTAACGTGTCCGCTACACAATCttcacagcagcaacaacagcaaatgcaGGGCATTCAAACGTCCAATAGTGGGGGTCTGACGTCCGGACATAGTACATTAGCACCGGAACCAATAGGAGGTGGTGGCGATCAAATATGGAAGCCACACCATACAAACTCGTTCAAGAAACCAGTGGCAAGTAGTTTCCCAATACCCGAACACCACCATCAACAACAGCATACTACAATTAGTCACGGTGGGCACACCACCATTGCACACACTGAAGCCCAACCGAAAAAATCTAGccgtaaaagtaaaagtcgagCAGCAGCAGCGGAAGCAGCTGATCTTGATAAGAATAGCAACGATCCTGGTGGTGGATTGCATGGTCCACTACATGGTTCACATAGTATAAAATCATTGGATAAGACTGGTTATCCTTCCTCACATGGCTATCCACCGCCGCAGCATCCCGATTACCATACCCCCTACATCAAAACTGAGCCCGGTCTCTTGCCCGCCCAACACACCAAAATGGAGGGATATGAACGCAACTATCAGAATTTTATACAATATGCGGATTTTTGCCAAAATGAGGTACAAGGCATGTCATCACAACAGCAACACCATCAAAATCAGCAAGATTATGCGAGTTATCACAACTCTCCTTACTACGGCAGCTCCAGCTCATTCCAGCAGAGTTACCAACAAAACTTCGTGCCAGGCTATCAGCATTCATCTGCAGGCATGGGCTATGGCAGTACGCACGGCATGCATCCGCATCATTCAAGTTCATTAGGTCATTCTAGCCACCTGAAAGCGTCTAATGGCCCTTTAATGAAATCCAGTAATAGTGCCGGGTTGCATCATCACAACAATCATTTGATGGATATTGACCGAAAACCAGATACCAATAGCATTATACCGTTACCCACTAACTACGAGAAAGACATCCCAGCACATGCCTATCCAATACCACCTCATCGGTATCCTTTAGGGCCAGGCCCGTCACATTTGGGTCACAACATGATTGAGCCTAAAATTGAAGATATGAGTGCACTATCTCATAACTCCGGGTATCCATTTTTAGGCGAGGGTGGTCCAGCGACCATTAAAAATAGCAGTGGCTTTTCATGTTGTCGTCAAGGCAGCACACGTACGCCCACCGCCGAGCACCTCAAGGAAGGTACTTGCATAGGCATACAGACCAAAGACGAAATTATGGAGGAGGCAATAGAGGAGCCAGAAATAAACAACGTTGTGAAACCTAAAAAGAAGGGGGGGACAAAgcaagaagaaaatgaaattgtagTTAAACACGAAAAAATCAATCCTTTGTTTGACACCTCCGACAGGCTAGAAAAAGGCAATAAGACGGAGATACCAGAGTGTGAGTGCTTTCATTCCGACAAAAATCCGCCCGAACCTGGAACATACTATACCCATCTCG GTACTGCTTCAACTTTGGCCGACTTGCgtagagaattcgaagaacgtTGTCAAATATCTGGTCGGCAGCTGCGTATAGAGAAAATCATTTACACGGGCAAAGAAGGTAAAACCACGCAAGGTTGCCCGCTTGCTAAATGGGTTATCAGACGTGCCGATccagaagaaaaaattttggttgTTGTAAAAAAGCGGCCTGGGCACag gTGCGTCGCAGCTTTCATAATAGTTTGTATGGTGGCTTGGGATGGTATGCCGCGCCTTGAGGCGGataatgcatataaaaatttaataccaaAGCTCAATAAATTCGGACTTCCAACAACTCGCCGTTGTGCCACAAATGAAAGCCGCACTTGCGCGTGTCAAG GCCTTGATCCTGAAACTTCCGCTGCCTCCTATAGTTTTGGCTGTTCTTGGTCCATGTATTATAATGGATGTAAGTATGCGCGCTCAAAGACAGTGCGTAAGTTCAGGCTCTCCGTTAAAAGTGAGGAATCCGCCATCGAGGACCATATGAACCTATTAGCCACAGTGCTGGCGCCCCTCTTCAAGCAAGTATGCCCTCGATCGTATGACAATCAAACCAAGTACGAGAAGGAAGCAACAGACTGCCGTCTCGGACTAGAAACTGGAAGACCTTTCTCAGGTGTTACCGCTTGCCTCGACTTTTGTGCCCATGCTCATAGAGATTTGCATAACATGCAAGACGGTTGTACGGTACAGGTGGCTCTACTGAAGCCATCGAACCGTGACGGCCGACCGCCTGACGATGAGCAACTGCATGTCCTACCCCTCTATACCATGGACACAACGGACGAGTTTGAAAGCATGGAAGGCCAACGTGAGAAACATCGCACCGGTGCGGTACAAGTATTGGACAA ATTCCCCTGCGAAGTACGTGTTCGTTCTACACCGCTCATACCTTGCCGGCGTCATGGAAAGAAGCGCAAAGAAGACGAAAATGTCGCACCAGAAGCAGAGGCCACCGCTTCTACTACCGCCACTACGCCCACGACACCAACGCCTGCTGCTACAACGCAGTCACCAATCAACTCCGCTAATGCCAGCAATGCCAATAGTCAAGCCAACAACGCCGGTAACAACAACCCTACGGTTTCAATCAATGGCAAGAAAGAAAATGGAAGCAACAGTAAGTCTAAGTCCAAATCGAAATCGGCCGCAGCCGGTAATACCGCCGCCACGACGCCATTATCAGCACCTCCATCGACCCCTTCACCACGGTGTCAAACTCCAGTGACCAACAATCCCAGTCCTGCTGGAAGCGCTTTCACTACGCCGCCAGTGAATAACGCCAACAATCCTCATATTAACACCGCTGTAAACAATCCGGCCGGAGGTAACCCACCCAATCAACTTATGTCGTCCAATTCCAGTCTAATGAATATGGCGACTATGATTGATACCTTCACAGATGCCCAATTGCAATCCAATCAGATCTCAAGTACAGTGCTCGATTCGCCCTACTCATACGACTACCAGACTGGTTCCTATATAGATTCACGAAACTACTACGGAAACTGGCCACCACCGCATGCAACGCACACTACACATGCCGTTGGTATGGGCTCGGCACCAGGTGCTACGGCCGCACCAATGGCACCTCCGCAAGGCAACGTTCACCATACCACTACCGCACCACAAACACCTCACCATGACACGAACACCACTTATGGAAACAGCTACAATAACTTACCGACAGCTGGCAGTCAACAATTAACGCAAGTGCATGATGTACGTGGGGAGGTAAAGAGCCGTGGCAGTGAAGAGAACCCCGACTCCACCACTATAGTTAATAATACTTTAATTGAAAGTAAGTTAACCACACTCACTCCATTGACACCAATGACTAATCTAACTCAACAACACCATCATCCTCACCATCACGCTGCGCCCATTGAAGAAGGTTTTGTCAAACCAAAACCACCGGCAGACTATCAGTACACTCAGTACCCGAGTAACTATCAAATGTATCCGCCACCACATTCGGCCTATTCGGCGTACGACGCTTACCAGAATATGAACTACAACTATGGCTATCATCAAGCATACTCACCTTATAGCATGTATCCACAGCAGACGCCGCCGCCCACACCACCGCCGCCATCGCCAAACTGGAACATGTACGGCCATCATCAAAGTACCGCTTCCCCGACTGCATACGCTACAACAGTACTGCCGCCAAATGGTGGATCCCATCAACACTCGTCGTTAGCAACCGCTACACAACAGGCGCAAACGCAAATGCCCCCGTCTAACGGCAATCTGAAGCCCACACTTCCGACACCAGTAGCGCAACCCACCCCACTAGCGGACCCCCAACAAATGCAAGTGCAAGCACAAACACTTCTACAAGCACAAACTCATATACCAGTGGTGCCACCACAAACTTTGCTCCCTGATCTCAATAATACCAACGCTCAATCTACACCAATAAGCACCGAGCTTACAAACTCAACCCCTACGACTGCTATCAACGTAACTTCGCCAAATGCAGCAAACCCAACAGTTGCAACGCCAATATCAGCCATTAACAAtgatagcagcaacaacagtacTAGTAACAGTAATGATAATAGCAATCCAGCAACAGCGACTGCATCCACGACTGAAAACGGGGCAAGTACGGGAACCAGCACCAACACAACGACAACAACTACTACAACTACTTCCACGGCTGTAGCGACCACTTCTAACCCGAACAAATTGGAACCAATTGGGGAAGTGACTGAAATTAATGACAATTACGAAGCATTCGCTGATCCGCAAATGGGTGGTGTGGCCATAGCACTCAATCATGGTAGTGTATTAATCGAGTGCGCCAAGCATGAACTACATGCGACAACTGCACTGCGCAATCCCAATCGGCATGAACCGACGCGCATGACTCTTATATTTTACCAGCATCGTAATCTTAATCGAGCGCGGCATGGTATCGATGAGTGGGAAGAAAAGATGCGTGTGAAAAAGATCAATACGGACCTCGATAACAAAGCCAAAGAAGAACGCGAAAAGTTGAAGAAGGAACGGGAAGGTGGTGGCGAAGAAGATGACGACGGCGGCGAAGGAGCGCTTCCCAATGGCACAGCACAAAGTACCGGCAACAGCGGCAAGAAGGATGGTACCCACCCAAACAATGGCAATGGTAATAGCAATGGTTCTGCAGCATCCTCGGAGACAACTACGACGACGGCAATATCGGTGACAACAGCAACTACGAAGAACGGCGGAAGTGGCGGCTCTGCtggcaaaaagaaaaaggaTTCGG GCAAAAAACGAGAAAGTTGCACTCCACGCGCCAACACTAACAACAACCTCTTGGACGACCCAATTCCCTATGCATCCGTGTGTGGTTACGGGACCTTACCAGGAGGGCAACACTAG